From the Panthera leo isolate Ple1 chromosome C1, P.leo_Ple1_pat1.1, whole genome shotgun sequence genome, one window contains:
- the HDAC1 gene encoding histone deacetylase 1 isoform X4: MTKYHSDDYIKFLRSIRPDNMSEYSKQMQRFNVGEDCPVFDGLFEFCQLSTGGSVASAVKLNKQQTDIAVNWAGGLHHAKKSEASGFCYVNDIVLAILELLKYHQRVLYIDIDIHHGDGVEEAFYTTDRVMTVSFHKYGEYFPGTGDLRDIGAGKGKYYAVNYPLRDGIDDESYEAIFKPVMSKVMEMFQPSAVVLQCGSDSLSGDRLGCFNLTIKGHAKCVEFVKSFNLPMLMLGGGGYTIRNVARCWTYETAVALDTEIPNELPYNDYFEYFGPDFKLHISPSNMTNQNTNEYLEKIKQRLFENLRMLPHAPGVQMQVIPEDAIPEESGDEDEEDPDKRISICSSDKRIACEEEFSDSDEEGEGGRKNSSNFKKAKRVKTEDEKEKDPEEKKEVTEEEKTKEEKQEAKGVKEEVKLA; encoded by the exons TCAACGTTGGTGAGGACTGTCCGGTATTTGATGGCCTGTTTGAGTTCTGTCAGTTATCTACTGGTGGCTCTGTGG CAAGTGCTGTGAAACTTAATAAGCAGCAGACGGACATCGCTGTGAATTGGGCTGGGGGCCTGCATCATGCAAAGAAGTCTGAGGCATCTGGCTTCTGTTACGTCAATGATATCGTCTTGGCCATCCTGGAACTGCTAAA GTATCACCAGAGGGTGCTGTATATTGACATTGATATTCACCACGGCGATGGCGTGGAAGAGGCCTTCTATACCACAGACCGGGTCATGACTGTGTCCTTTCATAAATACGGAGAGTACTTCCCGGGAACTGGGGACCTACGG GATATTGGGGCTGGCAAAGGCAAGTATTACGCTGTTAACTACCCGCTCCGAGATGGGATCGATGACGAGTCCTATGAGGCCATTTTCAAGCCG GTCATGTCCAAAGTAATGGAGATGTTCCAACCCAGTGCAGTTGTCTTACAGTGTGGCTCTGACTCCCTATCTGGGGATCGGTTAGGTTGCTTCAACCTGACCATCAAAG GGCATGCCAAGTGTGTAGAGTTTGTGAAGAGCTTCAACCTGCCTATGCTGATGCTGGGAGGAGGCGGTTATACCATCCGTAACGTGGCCCGCTGCTGGACGTATGAAACAGCCGTGGCTCTGGACACGGAGATCCCAAATG AGCTTCCATACAACGACTACTTCGAATACTTTGGACCAGATTTCAAACTTCACATCAGTCCTTCCAATATGACCAACCAGAACACCAATGAGTACCTGGAGAAGATCAA ACAGCGACTGTTTGAGAACCTGCGAATGCTGCCCCACGCACCTGGGGTCCAAATGCAGGTGATTCCTGAGGATGCCATTCCAGAGGAGAGTGGCGACGAGGATGAAGAAGACCCTGACAAGCGCATCTCGA TCTGTTCCTCTGACAAACGAATCGCCTGTGAGGAAGAGTTCTCGGACTCTGATGAAGAGGGAGAAGGCGGTCGCAAGAACTCTTCCAACTTCAAAAAAGCCAAGAGAGTCAAAACTgaggatgaaaaagagaaagatccagaagagaagaaag AAgtcacagaagaggagaaaaccaagGAGGAGAAGCAAGAAGCCAAAGG GGTCAAGGAGGAGGTCAAGTTGGCCTGA
- the MARCKSL1 gene encoding MARCKS-related protein, with product MGSQSSKAPRGDVTAEEAAGASPAKANGQENGHVKSNGDLSPKGEGESPPVNGTEEAAGATGDAIEPAPPSQGAEVKGDAPAKETPKKKKKFSFKKPFKLSGLSFKRNRKEGGGDSSASSPTEEEQEQGEIGACSEEGTAQEGKAVATPESQEPQAKGAEASAASKGGDTEEAGPQAAEPSTPSGPESGPTPASEQNE from the exons atggGCAGCCAGAGCTCCAAGGCTCCCCGGGGCGACGTGACCGCCGAGGAGGCAGCAGGCGCTTCCCCTGCTAAGGCCAACGGACAG GAGAATGGCCACGTGAAAAGCAATGGAGACTTATCCCCCAAGGGTGAAGGGGAATCGCCCCCCGTGAACGGAACAGAGGAGGCAGCCGGGGCCACTGGCGATGCCATCGAGCCAGCACCCCCTAGCCAGGGCGCTGAGGTCAAGGGGGATGCCCCCGCCAAGGAGACccccaagaagaagaagaaattctctTTCAAGAAGCCTTTCAAATTGAGTGGTCTGTCCTTCAAGAGAAATcggaaggagggtgggggtgattcttctgcctcctcacccacagaggaagagcaggagcagggggagaTCGGTGCCTGCAGCGAGGAAGGCACAGCCCAGGAAGGGAAGGCTGTTGCCACCCCCGagagccaggagccccaggccaAGGGGGCAGAGGCTAGTGCTGCCTCcaagggaggagacacagaagaggCAGGGCCCCAGGCTGCAGAGCCATCCACTCCCTCGGGGCCGGAGAGTGGCCCTACACCCGCCAGCGAGCAGAATGAGTag